From Bacillus pumilus, one genomic window encodes:
- a CDS encoding sigma-54-dependent Fis family transcriptional regulator, translating to MNPTPCYLNTWKRFVREGLLDQSRLNKRVVESWHRCKQANVNPYLDKGQSLLEKERFSAQKKKYSLFLNAALPYLNKISQQLKESDMLALLIDADGYVLSLTGSERTMVEARRINFMEGSRWTETDVGTNAIGTALVIGEAVTINGTEHFSIASHHWSCSAAPIRDADGTIIGVIDISCMTDNKHPFMLGMASTVAYAIEREIQVQQKRREMELITHCLQQVEADEPYVVCNEKKQIVSASRSIRERFSDWYGMDVERLKDHPFVIRGKQIIQSEQDGKMLGISLSLEEAAKSSITVSFAQFPGESGTSKVFQQTLSEMKRAAQTDANVYIWGETGTGKELAARAIHSASERHRGPFIAVNCGAIPESLLESELFGYAEGAFTGAKRHGAKGKFEQAHKGTLFLDEIGEIPYAMQVALLRVIEERKVVPLGGTHEIPLDIRIITATHRNMNELLKEGKIREDLYYRLHVYPINIPPLRERKEDIHDLYRYYQKKHHWNAAFPESFFQTLQEYHWPGNIRELFNLFEHLRVLFPKGGWIGESQYASVLETIDQKKQKLHPEECTEIPKELTFRERIQKQTVIEALHNTKGHVSEAAKLAGVPRSTFYKWMRKFKLS from the coding sequence ATGAATCCGACGCCTTGTTATTTAAATACGTGGAAACGTTTTGTTCGTGAAGGTTTGCTTGATCAGTCTCGTCTGAATAAGAGAGTGGTGGAATCATGGCACAGGTGTAAACAGGCAAATGTGAATCCGTATTTAGATAAAGGACAGTCGTTGTTAGAAAAGGAAAGATTCAGTGCCCAAAAAAAGAAATATTCATTATTCCTAAATGCGGCTCTCCCTTACTTAAATAAAATTAGTCAGCAATTAAAAGAATCTGACATGCTGGCCTTACTCATCGATGCAGACGGTTATGTGCTAAGTCTGACAGGAAGCGAAAGAACGATGGTGGAAGCAAGAAGAATTAATTTTATGGAGGGTTCGCGCTGGACCGAAACTGATGTAGGGACAAATGCGATCGGAACGGCACTCGTCATCGGAGAAGCGGTGACGATCAATGGAACTGAGCATTTTTCTATCGCCTCTCACCATTGGAGTTGTTCAGCCGCTCCTATTCGCGATGCAGACGGTACAATCATAGGGGTGATTGACATCTCCTGTATGACGGATAACAAGCACCCTTTTATGCTTGGAATGGCTTCAACGGTTGCTTATGCCATCGAGAGAGAAATTCAAGTCCAGCAAAAAAGGAGGGAGATGGAGCTAATCACTCACTGTCTCCAGCAGGTGGAAGCAGACGAACCGTATGTGGTCTGTAATGAAAAAAAGCAAATTGTTTCTGCCAGCAGGTCGATTAGAGAACGATTTTCAGACTGGTATGGAATGGATGTCGAGCGGCTTAAGGATCATCCATTTGTTATCAGAGGAAAGCAGATCATTCAATCAGAGCAAGATGGAAAGATGCTAGGTATATCCCTTTCCCTTGAAGAAGCAGCGAAAAGCAGCATAACCGTTTCTTTTGCTCAATTTCCCGGGGAATCTGGAACAAGTAAGGTGTTTCAACAGACGCTCAGTGAGATGAAGAGAGCGGCACAAACAGATGCCAATGTATATATTTGGGGCGAAACAGGTACAGGGAAGGAACTGGCCGCTAGAGCTATTCACTCAGCCAGTGAAAGGCATAGAGGACCGTTTATTGCTGTTAATTGCGGAGCCATTCCTGAAAGCCTGTTAGAAAGCGAATTATTCGGCTATGCTGAAGGGGCTTTTACAGGGGCAAAACGTCACGGAGCTAAAGGGAAATTTGAACAAGCTCATAAAGGAACACTCTTTTTAGACGAAATTGGCGAAATCCCATATGCGATGCAAGTAGCACTTCTTCGGGTGATAGAAGAAAGGAAAGTCGTTCCGCTCGGCGGGACACACGAAATCCCTTTGGATATTCGAATCATTACAGCAACACACCGTAATATGAACGAACTGCTGAAGGAAGGAAAAATACGAGAAGACTTGTATTACCGTCTTCATGTCTATCCGATCAACATCCCGCCGCTTAGAGAAAGAAAAGAAGACATTCATGATTTATATCGTTATTACCAAAAGAAGCACCACTGGAATGCGGCGTTTCCTGAATCATTTTTTCAGACATTGCAGGAATACCACTGGCCGGGAAACATACGAGAGCTTTTTAATCTGTTTGAACATCTAAGGGTCCTCTTTCCTAAAGGCGGATGGATTGGTGAATCGCAATATGCTTCAGTATTAGAGACGATTGATCAGAAAAAGCAGAAGCTGCATCCAGAAGAGTGTACCGAGATTCCAAAAGAACTCACGTTTAGGGAGCGCATTCAAAAGCAAACAGTGATAGAAGCACTGCATAATACGAAAGGTCATGTGTCAGAAGCAGCGAAGTTAGCAGGGGTGCCAAGAAGTACTTTTTATAAGTGGATGCGAAAGTTTAAGCTGTCTTAG
- a CDS encoding Tex family protein, translating into MKTSDFLLKQIATELKLSTKQIESVIKLLEDGNTVPFIARYRKEQTGSLDEVQIQTISERYTYIQNVMNRKEEVIRLIAEQDKLTDELKQKIEQAHKLQEVEDLYRPFKQKRKTKANVAKAKGLEPLAEYVLALPSDEIEKKAASFINEEKEVRSVDEALEGAQHIIAEQLADDPDMRKWIRSETYQKGSLVTSGKDIESDEKNVYEMYYDYQEPIKKIVPHRVLAVNRGEKEGILKAAIEPPAENIRFYLDKQVIKGKQTTARPFIEAAIDDAYKRLIQPSIEREIRKELTEKAEEQAIHIFAENLRKLLLQPPMKGKRVLGVDPAFRTGCKLAVVDDTGKVHHIGVIYPHPPVQKKAEAKQKVKEIIQSSNIEVIAIGNGTASRETEQFIADLIQELDQPVSYLIVNEAGASVYSASALAREEFPDLQVEERSAISIARRLQDPLAELVKIDPKSVGVGQYQHDVSQKQLNSSLTFVVETVVNQVGVNVNTASQALLQYVSGLSKAVAGNIIKRREEIGRFTSRKELKDIPRLGAKTYEQCIGFLRIADGQDPLDRTGIHPESYKETKQFLRMIKMTPDDLGTELLKEKIAEVKLDEAAEQLDIGIITLQDIIDQLTRPERDPRDEVPKPLLKTDVLKLEDLKQGMELQGTVRNVVDFGAFVDIGVKQDGLVHISKLSNRFVKHPLDVVSVGDIVTVWVDSVDQAKGRVALSMLKPE; encoded by the coding sequence ATGAAGACATCTGACTTTTTATTGAAACAAATTGCAACAGAATTAAAGCTTTCAACAAAACAAATTGAAAGTGTCATCAAGCTCTTAGAGGATGGCAACACCGTCCCGTTTATTGCCCGTTACCGGAAAGAGCAGACAGGCTCACTGGATGAGGTGCAAATTCAAACCATTTCAGAGCGCTATACATATATCCAAAATGTCATGAACCGAAAAGAAGAAGTCATTCGCTTAATCGCTGAACAAGACAAACTGACGGATGAATTAAAACAAAAAATTGAACAAGCTCATAAACTGCAAGAGGTCGAAGATTTATACCGGCCATTCAAACAAAAACGTAAAACAAAGGCGAATGTAGCCAAAGCAAAAGGGCTCGAGCCGCTGGCGGAATATGTACTCGCGCTGCCAAGCGATGAGATCGAGAAGAAGGCTGCTTCTTTTATCAACGAAGAAAAGGAAGTAAGAAGTGTAGACGAGGCACTTGAAGGCGCGCAGCACATCATTGCTGAACAGCTGGCTGATGATCCTGATATGCGGAAATGGATTCGCAGTGAAACGTACCAAAAGGGCAGTCTGGTCACATCAGGAAAAGACATCGAGAGCGATGAGAAAAACGTCTATGAAATGTATTACGATTATCAAGAGCCCATCAAAAAGATAGTGCCCCACCGTGTACTAGCGGTCAATCGTGGAGAGAAAGAAGGCATCTTAAAGGCAGCCATCGAACCACCTGCTGAAAATATTCGTTTCTATCTCGACAAGCAAGTCATAAAAGGCAAGCAGACGACGGCGAGACCGTTTATTGAAGCGGCAATTGATGATGCCTATAAGCGCCTCATTCAGCCTTCAATCGAACGAGAAATACGCAAAGAGCTGACAGAAAAGGCAGAAGAGCAAGCGATTCATATTTTTGCTGAAAACTTAAGAAAACTGCTTCTTCAGCCCCCGATGAAAGGGAAGCGTGTACTAGGAGTCGACCCTGCATTTCGTACAGGCTGTAAGTTAGCCGTCGTGGATGATACGGGCAAAGTCCATCATATTGGCGTCATTTACCCGCACCCGCCTGTGCAGAAAAAAGCGGAAGCCAAACAAAAAGTGAAAGAGATCATTCAATCATCAAATATTGAAGTCATTGCGATTGGAAATGGAACAGCCTCAAGAGAGACCGAACAATTCATCGCAGACCTGATTCAAGAGCTGGATCAGCCGGTGTCCTATTTAATCGTGAATGAAGCAGGGGCAAGTGTATACTCTGCGTCTGCACTGGCGCGAGAAGAGTTTCCAGACCTGCAAGTCGAAGAACGAAGTGCCATATCAATTGCTAGAAGATTACAAGATCCTTTAGCAGAGCTTGTGAAAATTGATCCGAAGTCTGTCGGGGTGGGCCAATACCAGCATGACGTGAGCCAAAAGCAATTAAACAGCTCGTTAACCTTCGTGGTGGAGACTGTCGTCAACCAAGTCGGTGTGAACGTCAATACGGCCTCACAGGCGCTGCTGCAATATGTGTCAGGCCTTTCAAAAGCCGTCGCAGGAAATATCATCAAGCGCCGCGAAGAGATTGGGAGATTCACAAGCAGAAAAGAGCTCAAGGATATTCCAAGACTTGGTGCTAAGACTTATGAGCAGTGTATCGGCTTCCTGCGCATCGCAGACGGACAAGATCCACTTGATCGTACAGGCATTCACCCAGAGAGCTATAAAGAAACAAAACAATTCTTACGCATGATCAAGATGACGCCAGATGATCTTGGCACAGAGCTGTTAAAGGAGAAAATTGCAGAGGTCAAACTGGACGAAGCAGCAGAGCAGCTTGATATTGGTATCATTACACTTCAGGATATCATCGATCAGCTGACAAGACCTGAGCGTGATCCGCGCGATGAAGTCCCAAAACCTCTTTTGAAAACAGATGTGTTGAAATTGGAGGACTTGAAGCAAGGAATGGAGCTGCAAGGAACGGTGCGAAACGTCGTAGACTTCGGCGCATTCGTTGATATTGGTGTAAAGCAGGACGGGCTTGTACATATTTCAAAGCTAAGCAACCGTTTTGTGAAGCATCCGCTTGACGTTGTATCAGTTGGTGACATTGTAACTGTATGGGTGGACTCCGTTGACCAGGCAAAAGGCCGCGTTGCCCTCTCCATGCTGAAACCAGAGTAA
- a CDS encoding PP2C family serine/threonine-protein phosphatase — translation MKQIEQHEHVNAIIYQSNKEGKSCCGDSFFIKADDEELICAVADGLGSGQFANESSSLVSEIVEEYGHEDMTTLIDRCNQAMKNKRGATVAILKVNFSQQQFTYCSVGNIRFILNAPSGDYIYPLPTSGYLSGKPRKYKTYTYSYEKGSTFIMYSDGLNVPNMRMCLKHSHSVADIAKQLETYTQDKKDDLTYVLGQLM, via the coding sequence ATGAAGCAGATTGAACAGCATGAGCATGTGAATGCCATTATCTATCAATCGAATAAAGAAGGGAAATCTTGCTGCGGGGACAGTTTTTTTATTAAAGCAGATGATGAAGAACTAATTTGTGCTGTGGCAGACGGATTAGGCAGCGGTCAGTTCGCCAATGAATCATCTTCTTTAGTCAGCGAAATTGTCGAAGAATATGGACATGAGGATATGACGACCCTCATCGACAGATGCAATCAGGCTATGAAAAATAAACGCGGGGCCACAGTTGCGATCTTAAAGGTGAATTTTTCCCAGCAGCAATTTACCTATTGTTCGGTTGGTAATATTCGGTTTATCTTGAATGCCCCTTCTGGCGACTATATTTATCCACTTCCGACATCAGGATACTTATCAGGGAAACCTAGAAAATATAAAACTTACACCTATTCCTACGAAAAAGGATCGACATTCATTATGTATTCAGACGGACTGAATGTGCCAAACATGAGAATGTGTTTAAAGCATAGTCATTCAGTTGCAGACATTGCCAAACAGCTTGAAACATACACACAAGACAAGAAAGACGATCTCACCTATGTACTTGGTCAGCTCATGTAA
- a CDS encoding dihydrolipoamide acetyltransferase family protein, with translation MAVEVVMPKLGMSMKEGTVSVWNKEVGETVNKGESIASINSEKIEMEIESPAEGTILDIKVSEGEGVPPGTVICYIGEGNEQVEEKKERDVQSKPKKERKKISPVARKIANSANLDIDTLVGTGPGGRITKADVLHALPERAEKKQNETEHQPVNTMRKTIASRMMESLQTSAQLTITMKADVTKLTNLQQQLNETAIARHDTKLTMTDFVAKATILSLLEHPAMNSQYQNERVETFEYVHLGIAAALENGLAVPVIRHAERLELIELAKTIKLYGKKAREGKLLHDEIEGSTFTITNLGAYGVEHFTPILNPPEAGILGVGTMYETPVYREDELCKGTILPLSLTFDHRVLDGAPASAFLSTVKAYLEEPISILL, from the coding sequence ATGGCTGTCGAAGTTGTGATGCCTAAATTGGGTATGTCGATGAAAGAAGGAACGGTATCTGTCTGGAATAAGGAGGTCGGTGAGACCGTAAATAAAGGGGAAAGCATTGCAAGCATCAACTCTGAAAAAATTGAAATGGAGATCGAATCACCTGCTGAAGGAACCATATTGGATATAAAAGTGTCTGAGGGAGAAGGTGTACCGCCTGGCACGGTCATTTGCTATATCGGTGAAGGAAATGAACAGGTGGAGGAAAAGAAAGAAAGAGACGTCCAGTCAAAACCAAAAAAAGAGAGAAAGAAAATCTCCCCTGTTGCTCGTAAAATTGCGAATAGCGCAAACCTAGACATTGATACGCTGGTGGGGACAGGACCGGGGGGAAGAATTACGAAAGCGGATGTGCTTCATGCGCTTCCTGAACGGGCAGAGAAAAAACAAAATGAGACAGAGCATCAACCTGTTAACACGATGCGGAAAACAATTGCCTCAAGAATGATGGAAAGCCTGCAAACAAGTGCACAATTAACCATTACGATGAAAGCGGACGTGACAAAACTTACAAACTTACAACAACAGCTGAATGAAACAGCCATAGCCCGTCACGATACAAAATTGACCATGACCGATTTTGTAGCCAAAGCAACGATCCTTTCATTACTCGAACACCCTGCGATGAACAGTCAATATCAAAATGAAAGAGTGGAAACTTTTGAGTATGTTCATCTTGGGATAGCTGCTGCTTTAGAAAACGGCTTAGCTGTGCCAGTTATTCGACATGCGGAGAGACTAGAGCTCATTGAGCTAGCGAAGACCATCAAATTGTATGGCAAAAAAGCACGTGAAGGCAAACTTCTTCACGATGAAATCGAAGGCTCTACCTTTACGATCACCAACCTAGGTGCATATGGTGTAGAGCATTTCACTCCGATTTTGAATCCGCCGGAAGCCGGTATCCTTGGCGTTGGAACAATGTATGAAACCCCTGTTTATCGAGAGGATGAATTGTGCAAAGGGACCATCCTGCCACTCAGTCTTACGTTTGATCACCGCGTGCTGGACGGAGCGCCGGCATCCGCATTTTTATCAACGGTCAAAGCATATTTAGAAGAACCAATATCCATTCTTTTATAG
- a CDS encoding alpha-ketoacid dehydrogenase subunit beta gives MTREISMSSALNEAIKLAMRRDEDVILMGEDVAGGAHVDHLQDDEAWGGVLGVTKGIVQEFGRERVLDTPISEAGYVGAAMAAASTGLRPIAELMFNDFIGTCLDQVLNQGAKFRYMFGGKAEVPITIRTTHGAGFRAAAQHSQSLYALFTSIPGLKVVVPSSPYDAKGLLLAAIEDQDPVIFFEDKTLYNITGDVPERYYTLPLGKADVKREGSDVTIFAVGKQVHTALEAAEELAAQGIEAEVIDPRSLSPLDDEAILTSVEKTNRLVIVDEANPRCGIAADISSLIADKGFDLLDAPIKKVTAPHTPVPFSPPLEDIYLPTPDKVVNTVLEMIGKSHDKILN, from the coding sequence ATGACAAGAGAAATCAGCATGTCTAGTGCTTTGAATGAAGCGATTAAACTGGCAATGAGAAGAGACGAAGATGTCATTTTAATGGGGGAAGATGTTGCGGGAGGCGCTCATGTAGATCACTTACAGGATGATGAAGCATGGGGCGGAGTTCTTGGAGTAACAAAAGGAATCGTACAGGAGTTTGGACGTGAGCGTGTCCTAGACACACCGATTAGTGAAGCTGGCTATGTAGGCGCGGCTATGGCAGCTGCTTCAACAGGGCTAAGACCAATTGCGGAACTTATGTTTAATGATTTTATCGGTACTTGTCTGGACCAAGTGCTGAATCAAGGCGCAAAATTTCGATACATGTTTGGCGGAAAAGCAGAGGTGCCGATCACGATTAGAACGACACATGGGGCGGGTTTTAGAGCAGCAGCCCAGCATTCGCAAAGTTTGTATGCGTTATTTACAAGCATTCCTGGATTGAAAGTAGTTGTGCCTTCTTCACCTTATGATGCCAAAGGGCTGCTGCTGGCAGCAATCGAGGATCAGGACCCTGTCATCTTTTTTGAAGACAAGACGCTTTACAATATCACAGGAGATGTGCCGGAGAGGTATTACACACTGCCGCTTGGTAAAGCAGATGTGAAGAGAGAGGGTTCTGATGTAACCATCTTTGCAGTAGGCAAACAAGTGCATACAGCACTCGAAGCGGCAGAAGAGTTAGCTGCTCAAGGTATTGAAGCGGAAGTGATTGACCCAAGAAGCTTGTCGCCGCTCGATGATGAGGCCATTCTGACTTCGGTAGAAAAAACAAATCGGCTTGTCATTGTGGATGAAGCAAATCCAAGGTGCGGAATTGCCGCAGATATCTCTTCTTTGATTGCAGATAAAGGATTCGATTTACTTGACGCTCCAATCAAAAAAGTGACGGCTCCTCATACACCAGTACCATTTTCACCACCTCTTGAAGATATATATCTGCCGACACCTGATAAGGTTGTGAACACCGTATTAGAGATGATTGGCAAGAGTCATGACAAGATCTTGAACTAA
- the cmpA gene encoding cortex morphogenetic protein CmpA, producing MPNWLKNQMQKAFFEKNHYQIKLLNQCWYFYRKKHSVTSRHTPS from the coding sequence ATGCCCAACTGGCTGAAAAATCAGATGCAGAAGGCATTTTTTGAAAAAAATCATTACCAAATCAAATTGCTGAATCAATGCTGGTACTTCTACAGAAAAAAACATTCAGTCACATCAAGGCACACCCCATCCTAA
- a CDS encoding SprT family protein: MKERELQQLTEHISEQFFGKAFRHQAVFNDRLKTTGGRYLLGTHNIELNRRYLEEHGRAELIGIIKHELCHYHLHLEGKGYQHRDRDFKELLKQVGAPRFCTPLKTVQNKRRVQKRHEYVCTGCGQYFIRKRRFDTSRYVCGVCKGKLKWRRTIDSE, from the coding sequence TTGAAGGAGAGAGAGTTACAGCAGTTAACAGAGCATATTTCTGAGCAGTTCTTTGGTAAGGCATTCCGCCATCAAGCTGTTTTTAATGACCGTCTCAAAACGACAGGCGGAAGATATTTGCTTGGTACACACAATATTGAGTTAAATCGCCGATATTTAGAGGAGCATGGAAGAGCTGAATTGATTGGGATCATCAAGCATGAACTGTGTCATTATCATCTGCACCTTGAGGGGAAGGGCTATCAGCATCGTGATCGGGATTTTAAAGAGTTATTAAAACAAGTAGGAGCCCCGCGTTTTTGTACACCGCTAAAGACCGTACAAAATAAACGGCGTGTACAGAAACGGCATGAATATGTCTGCACAGGATGCGGTCAGTATTTTATCAGGAAAAGACGATTTGATACCTCTCGTTATGTGTGCGGCGTCTGCAAAGGAAAATTAAAATGGCGGCGTACAATCGATTCAGAGTGA
- a CDS encoding thiamine pyrophosphate-dependent dehydrogenase E1 component subunit alpha has translation MEMALTKEKAVWMYQKMQEIRQFEDQVHTLFTKGILPGFVHLYAGEEAVAVGVCAHLNEQDSITSTHRGHGHCIAKGCDLKGMMAEIYGKATGLCKGKGGSMHIADFDKGMLGANGIVGGGFPLACGAALTAKYKKTNNVSVCFFGDGANNQGTFHEGINLAAIWKLPVIFIAENNGYGEATPFSYASSCKSIVDRAASYGIPGIQVDGKDVTAVYQAAEQAIERAKNGEGPTLIECMTYRNYGHFEGDAQRYKTNQEKTEHQEEKDAIALFKNELLKKQLLTNQEISSIEAAVAEAIDEAVRFSEESEYPDHTELLTDVYVSYQ, from the coding sequence ATGGAAATGGCACTCACAAAAGAAAAAGCCGTTTGGATGTATCAAAAAATGCAGGAAATCCGCCAATTTGAAGATCAAGTACACACGCTTTTTACAAAAGGGATCTTGCCGGGCTTTGTCCATCTTTATGCTGGCGAAGAAGCTGTTGCTGTAGGAGTCTGTGCTCACCTGAATGAACAAGACAGTATTACAAGTACACACCGCGGCCACGGCCATTGTATCGCTAAGGGCTGTGATCTAAAAGGAATGATGGCAGAAATCTATGGAAAAGCCACAGGTCTTTGTAAAGGAAAAGGTGGATCCATGCACATTGCAGATTTTGATAAAGGAATGCTCGGTGCTAACGGAATTGTTGGAGGCGGCTTTCCACTTGCGTGCGGGGCAGCCCTCACGGCTAAATATAAAAAGACAAATAATGTAAGCGTTTGCTTTTTTGGGGATGGTGCAAACAATCAAGGGACTTTTCACGAAGGAATCAATCTCGCCGCCATCTGGAAACTGCCTGTCATTTTCATCGCAGAAAACAATGGTTACGGGGAAGCGACGCCATTTTCCTATGCTTCAAGCTGCAAATCGATCGTGGATCGAGCCGCCAGTTATGGCATTCCGGGTATTCAAGTAGATGGAAAAGATGTGACAGCCGTTTATCAAGCAGCAGAACAAGCGATAGAACGAGCAAAAAATGGTGAAGGTCCGACATTGATTGAATGCATGACATATCGGAATTATGGTCATTTTGAAGGAGACGCTCAGCGCTACAAAACAAATCAAGAAAAAACAGAACACCAAGAAGAGAAAGATGCCATCGCTCTTTTTAAAAATGAATTATTAAAGAAGCAGCTGCTGACGAATCAAGAGATATCAAGTATTGAAGCGGCTGTAGCAGAAGCGATAGATGAAGCCGTTAGATTCAGTGAAGAAAGTGAATATCCAGATCATACCGAATTACTGACCGATGTGTATGTTTCGTATCAATAA
- the lpdA gene encoding dihydrolipoyl dehydrogenase: protein MTLVIIGGGPAGYVAAITAARFGRKVVLIDQGQLGGTCLNEGCIPTKALLQSADMYEHVKSAVHFGIELPGHDPIIQWDAVQKRKQSVVKQLTDGVRYLMNKNKVSVVNGKASFLSAHELLIESEGKSEIIQAKQIIIASGAAPAALPFAPFDGEWIIHSKDAMSLSSIPDSLCIIGGGVIGCEFASIFSRMGTKVVMVERAVHILPEEDCDIAQCLHEQLEETGVDILTSAAVKQFDSSSRKVVVEKNQGEQCEIQSDRCLVAIGRTPQLGELNLDQVGIEFDRNGIYVNEHMQTNLPHIYACGDVTGGVQLAHTAFHEGTVAASHASGEHVKVNEQVIPRCIYTSPEIASVGLNEESARKQYEEIRIGTCAFSANGKALILNQPAGQVKVIVEPQYQEILGVSIIGPNATELIGQAAVMMHTELTADTLEQFIAAHPTLSEAIHEALLQTIGRAVHC, encoded by the coding sequence ATGACACTGGTCATTATAGGAGGCGGACCAGCAGGTTATGTGGCGGCCATAACAGCTGCCCGTTTTGGCAGGAAGGTTGTGTTAATTGATCAAGGTCAGCTGGGGGGTACCTGCCTCAATGAAGGCTGTATTCCGACGAAAGCACTTTTGCAAAGCGCCGATATGTATGAGCATGTGAAATCGGCTGTACATTTTGGAATTGAGCTTCCAGGACATGATCCTATCATCCAATGGGATGCCGTCCAAAAACGGAAACAGTCTGTCGTCAAACAGCTGACTGATGGTGTTCGCTACTTGATGAATAAAAACAAAGTCAGCGTGGTGAATGGGAAGGCATCATTTCTATCGGCACATGAGCTATTGATAGAAAGTGAAGGGAAGTCTGAAATCATTCAAGCAAAACAAATCATTATTGCATCAGGGGCAGCGCCTGCTGCTTTACCTTTTGCACCTTTTGATGGGGAATGGATCATTCACAGCAAGGATGCCATGTCACTTTCTTCGATACCAGATTCGCTTTGTATTATTGGGGGAGGGGTGATCGGCTGTGAGTTTGCAAGCATATTTAGCAGAATGGGGACAAAAGTTGTCATGGTTGAGCGGGCAGTGCACATTTTACCTGAAGAAGATTGTGATATAGCACAATGTCTTCACGAGCAACTCGAAGAAACGGGTGTAGACATTTTGACGTCCGCCGCAGTCAAACAGTTTGATTCTTCTTCAAGAAAAGTAGTGGTAGAGAAAAATCAAGGAGAGCAGTGTGAAATCCAGTCTGATCGTTGCTTAGTGGCAATTGGCAGAACTCCGCAGCTTGGAGAGTTGAATCTTGATCAGGTCGGCATTGAATTTGACAGAAACGGAATCTACGTCAATGAACATATGCAAACCAATCTCCCGCATATCTATGCGTGCGGTGATGTGACAGGTGGGGTCCAGCTTGCTCATACTGCTTTTCATGAAGGAACGGTTGCGGCATCCCATGCATCAGGTGAACATGTAAAAGTCAATGAACAAGTGATTCCAAGATGCATCTACACCTCTCCAGAAATCGCCAGTGTTGGTTTAAATGAAGAGAGTGCTAGAAAACAATATGAGGAGATTCGGATAGGGACATGTGCATTTTCTGCAAATGGAAAAGCATTAATCTTAAATCAACCAGCCGGTCAAGTAAAGGTCATTGTAGAACCGCAATATCAAGAAATTTTAGGTGTATCAATCATTGGACCGAATGCAACAGAACTGATTGGACAAGCGGCGGTGATGATGCATACAGAGCTGACCGCTGATACATTAGAGCAGTTTATTGCGGCACATCCGACACTTTCAGAGGCGATACACGAAGCCTTGCTGCAAACCATTGGACGAGCGGTGCACTGCTGA